A genomic segment from Glycine soja cultivar W05 chromosome 18, ASM419377v2, whole genome shotgun sequence encodes:
- the LOC114396616 gene encoding DNA ligase 6 isoform X2, producing MDSQTLDSTKLYLTALKTLQSEAPPTPSLPPLPSSIPHSKLIPHTRFLVDAFRHAGPHSHSYFLSHFHSDHYSGLSPSWSRGVIFCSHTTAALLRRILHIPAAFIVPLPLRQPLRIDGAHVTLLDANHCPGAVQFLFSVPRATADAAALRYVHTGDFRFCNSMVSEPALAPFVGADAVFLDTTYCNPKFVFPSQEESIDYVASVVESVERECEHNSSDKVLFLVATYVIGKEKILLELARRFKRKIHVDARKMEVLRVLGYGENGEFTEDGKESNIHVVGWNLLGETWPYFRPNFVRMKEVMAERGGSYSKVVGFVPTGWTYEVKRNRFAVKSKDLFKIHLVPYSEHSNYDELREYVKFLKPKRVVPTVGLDVEKSDSKHADKMRKYFARLVDETANKQDFLRGFLRDPGEKGEAGFKAEKVVSDALGPGQDMEEEEINALKKTEGDMGIGPVVAVGLSSFMEETYAQDPTLLNDEEKEKIIQELTFCLPTWVTRNQLLDLISISGSNVIEAVSNFYERETEFHEQVISCQTPVSTSKCCSLNGMDSLAKPCLNTNNTGKNIDIFPSQDSKLTNLRHTVPSPISPAKRKRSTDSKQNKKAKVKAKSEPSGSKQATITRFFSKVIPEMPGGTQSDNSEPKLDQSSKVEDLLPTDDGQMYKDEIDQFMQIINGTESLKKYAITIIEKTKGDINKALDIYYGNSENLGEKQISVQVESKIDRPVVKKHASEELRIVPDIFDQKVLKDNVDATHLSLPPEKYNPKEHACWRDGQPAPYLHIARTFNLLEGEKGRIKATSLLCNMFRSLLALSPADVLPAVYLCTNKIAADHENKELNIGGSLVTAALEEACGTNRLKIREMFNKFGDLGDVAQECRQTQRLLAPPTPLLIKDVFSALQKISVQTGSRSTSRKKGIIVHLMRSCREKEMKFLVRTLVRNLRIGAMLRTVLPALAHAVAMNSCPTLHQEGTAENIKEKLQVLSMAVVEAYNILPNLDLIVPSLMNQGIDFSVSSLSMVPGIPIKPMLAKITNGIPQALKLFENKAFTCEYKYDGQRAQIHKLVDGSIRVFSRNGDESTSRFPDLIDIIKESSKPVASTFIMDAEIVGIDRKNGYRIMSFQELSSRGRGGKDTLVTSESIKVDICIFVFDIMFANGEQLLGFPLRLRRKYLKDLFYDEKPGYFEYAKETTVYI from the exons ATGGATTCACAAACCCTAGACTCCACCAAACTCTACCTCACCGCCCTCAAAACCCTCCAATCCGAAGCCCCTCCCACACCCTCCCTCCCCCCACTCCCCTCTTCCATCCCTCACTCCAAACTCATCCCCCACACCCGCTTCCTCGTCGACGCCTTCCGCCACGCCGGCCCCCACTCCCACTCCTACTTCCTCTCCCACTTCCATTCCGACCACTACTCCGGCCTCTCCCCCTCCTGGTCCCGCGGCGTCATCTTCTGCTCCCACACCACCGCCGCCCTCCTCCGCCGCATTCTTCACATCCCCGCCGCATTCATCGTCCCCCTCCCCCTCCGGCAGCCTCTCCGCATCGACGGCGCCCATGTCACCCTCCTCGACGCCAACCACTGCCCCGGCGCCGTCCAGTTCCTCTTCTCCGTCCCCCGTGCCACCGCCGATGCCGCCGCCCTCAGGTACGTCCACACCGGCGATTTTCGCTTTTGTAATTCCATGGTTTCCGAACCCGCCCTCGCCCCCTTCGTCGGTGCCGATGCGGTGTTTCTCGACACCACCTATTGTAATCCTAAGTTCGTGTTCCCCTCGCAAGAGGAGTCTATTGATTACGTTGCCAGTGTCGTGGAGAGCGTTGAGCGTGAGTGTGAGCATAATAGTAGTGACAAAGTTTTGTTTCTTGTTGCTACTTATGTCATTGGGAAGGAGAAGATTTTGCTTGAGCTTGCACGCAGGTTTAAGAGGAAGATACACGTCGATGCTAGGAAGATGGAGGTTTTGAGGGTTCTTGGGTATGGGGAGAATGGTGAATTTACTGAGGATGGGAAGGAGAGTAATATTCATGTTGTTGGGTGGAATTTGTTGGGGGAGACTTGGCCTTACTTTAGGCCTAATTTTGTTAGGATGAAGGAGGTTATGGCTGAGAGAGGGGGGTCATACTCCAAGGTTGTCGGCTTTGTTCCGACCGGATGGACCTATGAAGTGAAGCGGAATAGGTTTGCGGTCAAGTCCAAGGATTTGTTCAAGATTCATCTTGTGCCGTATAGTGAGCACTCAAACTATGATGAGCTCAGGGAGTATGTGAAGTTTTTGAAGCCAAAGCGGGTTGTTCCGACCGTGGGTTTGGATGTTGAGAAGAGTGACAGTAAACATGCTGACAAAATGAGGAAGTACTTTGCTAGGTTGGTTGATGAGACTGCCAACAAGCAGGATTTTTTAAGGGGTTTTCTTCGTGACCCTGGTGAGAAGGGTGAAGCGGGTTTCAAGGCTGAGAAGGTTGTTAGTGATGCTCTTGGACCAGGGCAAGAcatggaggaagaagaaatCAATGCATTGAAGAAGACAGAAGGTGATATGGGTATTGGTCCAGTTGTGGCTGTGGGTTTGTCTTCTTTTATGGAAGAAACTTATGCACAAGATCCTACTTTGCTGAATGatgaagaaaaggagaaaataattCAAGAACTGACTTTTTGTTTGCCCACATGGGTCACCCGAAACCAGTTGTTGGATCTGATCAGCATCTCAGGGAGCAATGTCATTGAAGCTGTTTCTAATTTCTATGAACGTGAAACTGAATTTCATGAGCAAGTGATATCTTGTCAAACTCCTGTTTCAACATCCAAGTGCTGCTCATTAAATGGTATGGATTCACTTGCAAAACCATGCCTCAATACAAACAACACTGGcaaaaatattgacatttttcCAAGTCAAGACTCTAAATTAACTAACCTGAGGCATACAGTGCCTAGTCCCATTTCTCCTGCCAAAAGGAAGAGAAGTACTGACAGTAAGCAAAACAAAAAAGCCAAAGTCAAAGCAAAATCTGAACCAAGTGGTTCAAAGCAGGCCACAATTACAAGATTCTTCAGTAAAGTAATACCTGAGATGCCTGGTGGTACTCAATCTGATAATTCTGAACCAAAGCTTGACCAAAGCTCTAAAGTTGAAGACTTGTTGCCAACTGATGATGGACAAATGTACAAGGATGAAATTGATCAATTTATGCAAATAATAAATGGGACTgagtcattaaaaaaatatgccaTCACTATAATTGAGAAgacaaaaggtgatatcaatAAGGCATTGGACATATATTACGGTAATTCTGAAAATCTTGGTGAAAAGCAAatatcagttcaagtggagagCAAAATTGATAGACCTGTAGTGAAGAAGCATGCATCAGAGGAATTGAGAATTGTACCTGATATTTTTGACCAGAAAGTCTTGAAAGATAATGTAGATGCTACTCACTTATCTCTACCACCTGAGAAATACAACCCTAAAGAGCATG CGTGTTGGAGAGATGGACAGCCTGCACCATATTTACATATTGCAAGAACCTTCAACCTGCTTGAGGGTGAGAAAGGAAGGATTAAAGCTACATCATTGCTATGCAATATGTTCAGAAG TTTGTTGGCCTTATCTCCAGCAGATGTGCTTCCTGCTGTGTATCTATGCACTAACAAAATTGCTGCAGACCATGAAAATAAG GAACTGAATATTGGTGGAAGTTTAGTCACTGCAGCACTTGAAGAGGCATGTGGAACAAATCGATTGAAAATAAGGGAGATGTTTAACAAATTTGGTGATCTTG GTGATGTTGCACAAGAGTGTCGTCAAACACAGAGATTGCTTGCACCACCTACACCACTTCTAATTAAGGATGTTTTCTCTGCACTACAAAAGATAAG TGTACAAACAGGCAGTCGAAGCACATCTCGGAAGAAAGGCATCATTGTTCATCTCATGCGTTCCTGCCGTGAGAAGGAGATGAAGTTTCTTGTTCGGACCTTG GTCAGGAACCTAAGGATTGGGGCAATGCTTAGAACTGTTTTGCCTGCATTGGCTCATGCTGTTGCTATGAATTCTTGCCCTACTTTGCACCAAGAAGGAACTGCAGAAAATATAAAGGAGAAACTACAG GTTCTTTCTATGGCAGTTGTTGAAGCATATAACATACTGCCAAATTTA GATCTCATAGTTCCATCTCTCATGAACCAAGGCATTGATTTTTCAGTTTCAAGTTTATCAATGGTTCCAGGAATCCCTATTAAGCCTATGCTAGCAAA GATCACCAATGGTATTCCCCAAGCATTGAAgctatttgaaaataaagcatTTACATGTGAATATAA GTATGATGGTCAGCGAGCTCAAATTCACAAATTAGTTGATGGATCAATTCGTGTTTTTTCAAGAAATGGGGACGAATCAACTTCAAGATTTCCTGATCTGATTGACATAATTAAGGAATCCAGCAAGCCGGTTGCATCAACTTTCATAATGGATGCTGAA ATTGTTGGTATTGACAGAAAAAATGGATATAGGATTATGTCTTTCCAGGAGCTATCTTCACGTGGAAGAGGTGGCAAAGATACATTAGTTACTTCAGAGAGCATTAAG GTGGATATTTGCATCTTTGTCTTTGATATCATGTTCGCAAATGGAGAGCA
- the LOC114395856 gene encoding protein DETOXIFICATION 14-like, whose amino-acid sequence MEEGSETGKWGWMKRRRAMREELKKVGTIAAPMVVASVLQYLLQVVSLVMVGHLNQLSLSSVAIAISLTNVSGFSVLSGMAGGLETLCGQAFGAGQYEKFGQYTYTAVISLSLICFPITILWTFMDKILTLLGQDPTISLEARKYAIWLIPALFGSAILKPLTRFFQTQSLISPMILTSAIALCFHGATCWTLVFKLELGHVGAAISFSLCVWFNVMLLLSFVRYSSACEKTRIPFSKNALVGVGDFFRFAVPAAVMVCLKWWACEILVLLAGLFPNPKLETSVLSICLTISTLHFTIPYGFGAAASTRVSNELGAGNPQAVRVAVSATMFLAVTEGLIVSATLFGCRHLLGYAYSDDRMVVHYVAVMTPLLCLSIFTDSLQGVLSGVARGSGWQHLGAYVNLGAFYLVGIPVGIVLGFVAHLRAKGLWIGIVTGSIVQSILLSLVTALTNWKKQAMMARERIFDAKPPDENESNHMTSA is encoded by the exons ATGGAAGAAGGTTCAGAGACAGGAAAGTGGGGATGGATGAAAAGGAGGAGAGCAATGAGGGAAGAGCTGAAGAAGGTGGGTACTATAGCAGCTCCAATGGTGGTTGCAAGTGTGTTGCAATATCTTTTGCAAGTGGTGTCATTGGTAATGGTTGGCCATCTTAACCAGCTCTCTCTTTCAAGTGTTGCTATTGCAATCTCTCTCACCAATGTTTCTGGGTTTAGTGTTTTG TCAGGGATGGCTGGTGGATTGGAAACTTTATGTGGCCAAGCTTTCGGGGCAGGGCAATATGAAAAATTTGGACAATATACTTACACTGCCGTAATCTCCCTTTCTTTGATTTGTTTCCCAATCACAATTCTATGGACTTTCATGGACAAAATATTAACACTCTTAGGCCAAGACCCAACAATTTCCCTTGAAGCTCGTAAATATGCCATTTGGCTAATACCTGCTCTATTTGGTTCCGCAATTCTCAAACCTCTAACACGATTTTTCCAGACCCAGAGTTTGATTTCTCCCATGATTCTAACCTCTGCCATAGCTTTGTGCTTCCACGGAGCAACATGTTGGACCCTTGTATTTAAATTGGAGTTGGGACATGTTGGTGCTGCAATCTCCTTCAGCCTTTGTGTTTGGTTTAATGTGATGTTGCTTTTGTCCTTTGTGAGGTATTCCTCTGCTTGTGAGAAAACACGCATCCCTTTCTCCAAGAATGCTTTGGTTGGTGTTGGAGACTTCTTTCGCTTTGCTGTGCCAGCAGCAGTCATGGTTTG TCTTAAATGGTGGGCCTGCGAGATACTTGTTTTGCTAGCTGGACTTTTTCCAAACCCAAAGTTGGAGACATCAGTCCTATCTATATG CTTGACAATCTCTACATTACATTTCACCATACCTTATGGGTTTGGGGCTGCTGCTAG CACTAGAGTTTCGAATGAATTAGGAGCTGGGAATCCACAAGCAGTTCGTGTGGCTGTTTCAGCAACGATGTTCCTTGCAGTCACAGAGGGTCTAATTGTAAGTGCAACACTATTCGGCTGCAGACATCTCTTGGGTTATGCCTATAGCGATGATCGTATGGTTGTTCATTACGTGGCTGTTATGACCCCTCTGCTTTGTCTCTCTATTTTTACTGACAGCTTACAAGGAGTTCTTTCAG gGGTTGCTAGAGGAAGTGGGTGGCAACATCTAGGAGCCTATGTCAATCTGGGAGCATTTTATCTGGTAGGAATTCCTGTAGGTATCGTACTTGGCTTTGTTGCACATTTAAGAGCAAAGGGCCTCTGGATTGGAATAGTCACTGGCTCCATTGTCCAATCGATTCTCCTTTCCCTTGTTACTGCTCTTACCAACTGGAAGAAACAG GCAATGATGGCAAGGGAGAGAATATTTGATGCTAAACCACCAGACGAAAATGAATCAAATCACATGACGAGTGCTTAA